Proteins co-encoded in one Kribbella solani genomic window:
- a CDS encoding epoxide hydrolase family protein: MEFRVEVAQAELDGLGRRLEGVRWPDQLPGVEWGYGVELGRLRELTEYWRTSYDWRRFEARLNQYPQYVTEIDGQRVHYVQTGSGTPLLLLHGWPGAASDYLDVIDTLSQDFTLVIPTMPGFGFSGATSETGWGTERIARAWIALMEQLGYERYGVHGYDWGARIGPAIARAVPDRIIGLHLDGYLAFPQGEELTETEQQRLGGLDRWQKERSGYAAIQSTRPQTLAYALTDSPVGQLAWNLEWYDDYGHRIGAISNDAILDSVTQTWLTGTAGSSGRIYREALASWGAPTPHCPVPTGLAVFPTDSTVRRLVDREFNVVHYTEFDRGGHFAALEVPALVAEDLLNFFRKL, translated from the coding sequence ATGGAGTTTCGGGTAGAGGTAGCGCAGGCGGAGTTGGATGGGCTGGGGCGGCGGCTGGAGGGGGTTCGGTGGCCGGATCAACTGCCTGGTGTCGAGTGGGGGTACGGCGTGGAGCTCGGGCGGCTGCGTGAGTTGACGGAGTACTGGCGTACGTCCTACGACTGGCGCCGTTTCGAAGCGCGACTCAATCAGTACCCGCAGTACGTGACCGAGATCGACGGCCAGCGGGTGCACTACGTCCAGACAGGATCAGGTACGCCGCTGTTGTTGCTGCACGGTTGGCCGGGTGCGGCGTCCGACTACCTGGATGTGATCGACACGCTGTCCCAGGATTTCACGTTGGTCATCCCAACAATGCCCGGTTTCGGTTTCAGCGGTGCGACCAGCGAAACCGGCTGGGGTACGGAGCGCATCGCCCGCGCGTGGATCGCCTTGATGGAGCAACTCGGGTACGAGCGGTACGGCGTGCACGGTTACGACTGGGGCGCCCGGATCGGGCCTGCGATTGCCCGTGCCGTACCCGACCGCATCATCGGCCTGCACCTCGACGGCTACCTGGCCTTCCCCCAAGGCGAGGAACTCACCGAAACCGAACAGCAACGACTGGGCGGACTGGACCGCTGGCAGAAAGAACGTTCCGGGTACGCCGCGATCCAAAGCACCCGCCCGCAGACACTCGCGTACGCCCTGACCGATTCACCGGTCGGCCAACTGGCCTGGAACCTCGAGTGGTACGACGATTACGGCCACCGCATAGGTGCCATCAGCAACGACGCCATCCTCGACAGTGTCACGCAGACCTGGCTGACCGGCACCGCCGGCTCCTCCGGCCGAATTTACCGGGAAGCGCTGGCATCGTGGGGCGCACCAACACCACACTGCCCCGTACCGACCGGCCTCGCCGTCTTCCCCACCGACAGCACCGTCCGCAGGCTCGTCGACCGTGAGTTCAACGTCGTGCATTACACCGAGTTCGACCGCGGTGGGCACTTCGCGGCGCTGGAGGTCCCCGCGCTGGTCGCCGAGGACCTCCTGAACTTCTTCCGCAAGCTGTAA
- a CDS encoding GDSL-type esterase/lipase family protein codes for MIASGSRYVALGSSFAAGPGIRSGGNYPHLVAAELGLALTDVTCSGATTAHVLDTPQDDAPPQLDAVMPDTSLVTITVGGNDLEYVGTFLRGSKPATLLGRRVANRIRARVSYLKDDAAYQAVAESLTIIVERTQERAPDARILLVDYLTLVGPATRPRLDVPLNEEQLPSIAMMADGLADAFAKAAAATGADLIAASAASKDHAIGTPEPWTTGFTMLPPNLGSFVPYHPTAAGMKAVADLITERIRTT; via the coding sequence GTGATCGCATCCGGCAGTCGGTACGTGGCACTCGGGAGTTCGTTCGCGGCCGGGCCGGGTATCAGGTCAGGCGGCAACTACCCGCACCTCGTCGCGGCTGAGCTCGGCCTGGCGCTGACCGATGTCACGTGCTCGGGCGCCACCACCGCGCACGTACTGGACACTCCGCAGGACGACGCCCCACCGCAGCTCGATGCCGTCATGCCGGACACCAGTCTGGTCACGATCACGGTCGGCGGGAACGACCTGGAGTACGTCGGCACCTTCCTCCGCGGCAGCAAACCGGCCACTCTCCTCGGCCGCCGCGTCGCGAACCGGATTCGCGCGCGGGTCAGTTACCTCAAGGACGACGCCGCTTACCAGGCGGTCGCGGAGTCACTCACCATCATCGTCGAGCGGACTCAGGAGCGCGCGCCGGACGCGCGCATCCTCCTGGTCGACTACCTGACCCTCGTCGGTCCGGCCACCCGCCCGCGCCTCGACGTCCCGCTCAACGAGGAACAACTCCCGAGTATCGCGATGATGGCCGACGGCCTGGCTGATGCCTTCGCCAAGGCCGCAGCCGCCACCGGTGCCGACCTGATCGCCGCATCCGCGGCCAGCAAGGACCACGCGATCGGCACCCCGGAACCGTGGACCACCGGCTTCACCATGCTGCCGCCAAACCTCGGCAGCTTCGTCCCGTACCACCCCACCGCCGCCGGCATGAAGGCAGTCGCCGACCTGATCACGGAGCGGATACGCACGACGTGA
- a CDS encoding ATP-binding cassette domain-containing protein: MRRSRENLAELELRGVQQRFHARDVPGGYLTAVDDVSFKLAASPPQIVSLVGQSGSGKSTIARNVLGLQKPTAGTVLYGGKDIFKLNRAEYDAYRRDVQPVFQDPYAIFNPFYRVDRVLWKAVKKFGLASTRAAGLELIEESLRAVRLEPESVLGRYPHQLSGGQRQRIMLARVHMLRPSFIIADEPVSMLDAQVRKHFLDILLDFQREHGMTTLFITHDLSTVYYLGGEVMVITKGQLVERGPVSKVMHDPSHPYTKLLLDSIPQPDPDQRWTTRISTTELGFSA, encoded by the coding sequence GTGAGGCGTAGTCGAGAGAACCTGGCAGAACTTGAACTTCGTGGCGTACAGCAACGGTTCCACGCGCGGGACGTACCTGGCGGGTACTTGACCGCGGTCGACGACGTGAGTTTCAAGCTGGCCGCGTCGCCGCCGCAGATCGTCAGTCTGGTCGGCCAGAGCGGCAGCGGGAAAAGCACGATCGCCCGCAACGTACTGGGTCTGCAGAAGCCGACCGCCGGGACCGTGCTGTACGGCGGCAAGGACATCTTCAAGCTGAACCGCGCCGAGTACGACGCGTACCGCCGTGATGTGCAGCCGGTGTTCCAGGACCCGTACGCGATCTTCAACCCGTTCTACCGGGTGGATCGCGTGCTGTGGAAGGCAGTGAAGAAGTTTGGGCTGGCGTCGACGCGGGCCGCCGGTCTGGAACTGATCGAGGAGTCACTCCGCGCGGTACGACTCGAACCGGAAAGCGTCCTCGGCCGGTATCCACATCAGCTGTCGGGCGGTCAACGGCAGCGCATCATGCTGGCCCGCGTACACATGCTCCGCCCGTCCTTCATCATCGCCGACGAACCGGTCTCGATGCTGGATGCCCAGGTACGCAAACACTTCCTGGACATCCTCCTCGACTTCCAGCGCGAACACGGCATGACCACCCTGTTCATCACCCACGACCTGTCAACGGTCTACTACCTCGGCGGCGAGGTCATGGTCATCACCAAGGGCCAGTTGGTCGAACGTGGCCCGGTCTCCAAAGTCATGCACGACCCATCCCACCCGTACACCAAACTCCTCCTCGACTCGATCCCCCAACCAGACCCCGACCAACGCTGGACCACCCGCATCTCGACCACCGAGCTGGGGTTCAGCGCTTGA
- a CDS encoding ABC transporter permease subunit, translating to MTAEAPPVATVDKPQEAAPSSGMRAWLSRHPLAAYAIRRLGLYVVELWGALTIAFFFFRLMPGDPIQTLIQTLQQNYVYNAQASAELIARYRHEFGLDGNILTQYLRYMEKLVLHGDLGPSLINYPTPAQTVILRSLPWTIGLLGISAVLAWVLGIIIGAIAGWRRGKLGSAIATNLSIALSHVPYFFVALILVYVFAYSMGVLPARSAYDSNLSPGFSLDFIGSVLKYGLLPGLSIVIIGTFSWILSTRMLMVPILGEDFLVYAEAKGLKGWRILTRYALRNCYLPQITAFGISLGFIFNGNVLVEQLFNYPGLGTTLVTAIQQLDFNTILGVTDMAIFSVLTAVLLLDLVLPLLDPRVKYWK from the coding sequence GTGACGGCGGAAGCCCCGCCGGTGGCGACTGTCGACAAGCCTCAGGAGGCCGCACCCTCGTCCGGGATGCGGGCCTGGTTGTCGCGACATCCGCTGGCGGCGTACGCGATCCGGCGACTCGGCCTGTATGTGGTCGAGTTGTGGGGCGCGCTGACGATCGCGTTCTTCTTCTTCCGGCTGATGCCGGGCGACCCGATCCAGACGCTGATCCAGACCCTGCAGCAGAACTACGTGTACAACGCGCAGGCGAGCGCCGAGCTGATCGCCCGGTACCGGCACGAGTTCGGGCTCGACGGGAACATCCTGACCCAGTACCTGCGCTACATGGAGAAGCTCGTCCTGCACGGCGATCTCGGCCCGTCGCTGATCAACTATCCGACCCCGGCGCAAACGGTGATCCTCAGATCGTTGCCGTGGACAATCGGTCTGCTCGGGATCTCGGCCGTGCTGGCGTGGGTGCTCGGGATCATCATCGGCGCGATCGCCGGCTGGCGGCGCGGCAAGCTCGGGTCCGCGATCGCCACCAACTTGTCGATCGCGCTGTCACACGTACCGTACTTCTTCGTCGCGCTGATCCTGGTGTACGTGTTCGCGTACTCGATGGGCGTACTACCCGCCAGATCCGCGTACGACTCGAATCTCAGTCCGGGATTTTCGCTCGACTTCATCGGCAGCGTACTCAAGTACGGATTGCTGCCCGGCCTGTCGATCGTGATCATCGGGACGTTCAGCTGGATTCTTTCGACCCGGATGCTGATGGTCCCGATTCTCGGCGAGGACTTCCTGGTGTACGCCGAGGCGAAGGGCCTGAAGGGTTGGCGAATCCTGACCCGGTACGCGCTGCGGAACTGCTACCTGCCGCAAATCACCGCGTTCGGTATCTCACTCGGCTTCATCTTCAACGGCAACGTCCTGGTCGAGCAGTTGTTCAACTACCCAGGCCTAGGAACCACCCTGGTCACCGCGATTCAGCAACTCGACTTCAACACCATCCTCGGTGTCACCGACATGGCCATCTTCTCGGTCCTTACCGCCGTCCTCCTCCTCGACCTCGTGCTCCCGCTGCTTGACCCGCGGGTCAAGTACTGGAAGTGA
- a CDS encoding ABC transporter permease, translating into MRIVSAVLRTIRNSRRLATGLVILGILVLLALFSPLITKAIGGGQDPVELAAYDKWLMPGPGHLLGTDQFGRDVFAMVVKALAVSLQIGAIAGVISTVAGVIVAFVAGYKGGWIDNVLSTFTGILLVIPTFPLLIALSAYAKNVSLFQVGVMISIFSWPFAAKTIRSQVLSLRTRPYVDLARVSKARDLEIIVTELLPNLLPFIGVGFASSALGAIFGLVGLEIIGLGPGGVIDLGQIIFNAISTGALTLGAWPMFVVPIALLTLLFAALNMVNIGLEEVYNPRLRGVAGE; encoded by the coding sequence ATGAGAATAGTGAGCGCGGTATTACGGACGATCCGGAACAGCCGGCGGCTGGCGACCGGACTGGTGATCCTCGGGATCCTGGTATTGCTGGCATTGTTCAGTCCGTTGATTACCAAGGCGATCGGGGGTGGGCAGGACCCGGTTGAGCTGGCCGCGTACGACAAGTGGCTGATGCCTGGGCCGGGTCATCTGCTCGGGACCGATCAGTTCGGGCGGGACGTGTTCGCGATGGTGGTGAAGGCGCTGGCGGTGTCTTTGCAGATCGGCGCGATCGCGGGCGTCATCTCGACCGTAGCCGGTGTCATCGTCGCGTTCGTTGCCGGGTACAAGGGTGGCTGGATCGACAACGTGCTGTCCACGTTCACCGGAATCCTGCTGGTCATTCCGACCTTCCCGCTGCTGATCGCACTCTCCGCGTACGCGAAGAACGTGAGCCTGTTCCAGGTCGGCGTGATGATTTCGATCTTCTCCTGGCCGTTCGCGGCGAAGACGATCCGCTCCCAGGTACTCAGTCTGCGAACCCGCCCGTACGTGGATCTTGCCCGGGTCAGCAAGGCGCGCGACCTGGAGATCATCGTCACCGAGCTGCTGCCGAACCTGCTCCCGTTCATCGGCGTCGGGTTCGCGTCGTCGGCGCTGGGCGCGATCTTCGGGCTGGTCGGTCTGGAGATCATCGGGCTCGGGCCGGGTGGCGTGATCGACCTCGGCCAGATCATCTTCAACGCGATCAGCACCGGCGCGCTGACGCTCGGCGCCTGGCCGATGTTCGTGGTCCCGATCGCCTTGCTGACGTTGCTGTTCGCGGCGCTGAACATGGTGAACATCGGGCTCGAAGAGGTCTACAACCCGCGGCTGAGAGGAGTGGCCGGTGAGTAA
- a CDS encoding ABC transporter substrate-binding protein yields MSPDHNDEPRPQYEDVAAVIRYQLTRRSMIGGGAAALTAFLAACSGGGGSYSDKPAGTKPAATKTIQIGKANIPVPREQTVIVGQVEYTVFDSFNGMIPNGSPSGAGVELATEPLFFLSFATGKLTPWLATEYKYNDDHTELTLKFDPKAHWNDGEPLGAKDFKFTVMMLKDRPDLFGGGGELKEFVKDIEVPDPQTAVVKFLKPTPRFHYNFIAAISGAPNNIMPEHIWKSQDPTKYKDNPPVRSGPYKLKQAIRNQKMFVWEKDPNYWNKDKLDVKPQYVVFQSTSKQLDQASLAFERAEFDVGSIDAQHASQLRNTGYPNLITTQFHDPNPRVMWLNCDPSRGVIAEPKMHWAINYCLNRETIGKSVWQVQVPPAIYPWADYPTNDKWKNDELANKYKFEYNLDKATQLLDEIAPKNAAGTRMYKGKEINLEIITPALVDKDEYAIANVLKTDLAKVGVPATLRSLSGSVHDDKFQRGEYDIDSSWAGFAIDPEQLYTDWESSKAQPIGKNAANKNRMRFRDPRFDEISLKLASIDPNSEEAKPLLAQALEIYFQKLPLLPVIQTGYPQFFNTTFWKDWPTDDNLYEVPLNWWPHFALVLGKISATGQKAPS; encoded by the coding sequence ATGAGCCCTGATCACAACGACGAACCGCGTCCCCAGTACGAAGACGTCGCAGCGGTCATCCGCTACCAGTTGACCCGGCGCAGCATGATCGGCGGAGGTGCCGCGGCGCTGACCGCGTTCCTGGCCGCCTGCTCCGGTGGCGGCGGGTCGTACTCGGACAAGCCGGCCGGCACCAAGCCCGCCGCGACCAAGACCATCCAGATCGGCAAGGCGAACATCCCGGTCCCACGGGAGCAGACGGTGATCGTCGGCCAGGTCGAGTACACCGTGTTCGACAGCTTCAACGGCATGATCCCGAACGGTTCGCCGTCCGGCGCCGGCGTCGAGCTCGCCACCGAACCGTTGTTCTTCCTCAGTTTCGCCACCGGCAAGCTGACGCCGTGGCTGGCGACCGAGTACAAGTACAACGACGATCACACCGAGCTGACGCTCAAGTTCGACCCGAAGGCGCACTGGAACGACGGTGAGCCGCTGGGCGCGAAGGACTTCAAGTTCACCGTGATGATGCTGAAGGACCGGCCCGACCTGTTCGGCGGCGGTGGCGAGCTGAAGGAGTTCGTCAAGGACATCGAGGTGCCGGACCCGCAGACCGCGGTGGTCAAGTTCCTCAAGCCGACGCCGCGGTTCCACTACAACTTCATCGCCGCGATCTCCGGCGCGCCGAACAACATCATGCCGGAGCACATCTGGAAGTCGCAGGACCCGACCAAGTACAAGGACAACCCGCCCGTACGCTCCGGCCCGTACAAGCTGAAGCAGGCGATCCGGAACCAGAAGATGTTCGTCTGGGAGAAGGACCCGAACTACTGGAACAAGGACAAACTCGACGTCAAACCGCAGTACGTGGTGTTCCAGAGCACGTCGAAGCAGCTCGACCAGGCGTCACTGGCGTTCGAGCGGGCCGAGTTCGACGTCGGTTCGATCGACGCGCAGCATGCCTCGCAGCTGCGCAACACCGGCTACCCGAATCTGATCACCACGCAGTTCCACGACCCGAACCCACGGGTGATGTGGCTGAACTGCGATCCCTCCCGCGGTGTGATCGCGGAACCGAAAATGCACTGGGCGATCAACTATTGCCTGAATCGGGAGACGATCGGCAAGTCGGTCTGGCAGGTGCAGGTGCCGCCCGCGATCTATCCGTGGGCCGACTACCCGACCAACGACAAATGGAAGAACGACGAGCTCGCGAACAAGTACAAGTTCGAGTACAACCTGGACAAGGCAACGCAGTTGCTGGACGAGATCGCGCCGAAGAACGCGGCCGGCACCCGGATGTACAAGGGCAAGGAGATCAACCTCGAGATCATCACGCCGGCGCTGGTCGACAAGGACGAGTACGCGATCGCCAATGTGCTGAAGACGGATCTTGCCAAGGTCGGCGTGCCCGCGACGCTGCGAAGCCTTTCCGGCAGCGTGCACGACGACAAGTTCCAGCGCGGCGAGTACGACATCGATTCGAGCTGGGCCGGATTCGCCATCGATCCCGAGCAGCTCTACACCGACTGGGAGAGCAGCAAGGCGCAACCGATCGGCAAGAACGCCGCCAACAAGAACAGGATGCGGTTCCGGGACCCGCGGTTCGACGAGATTTCGCTGAAGCTGGCCAGTATCGACCCGAACTCCGAAGAGGCGAAGCCGCTGCTCGCCCAGGCGCTGGAGATCTACTTCCAGAAGCTTCCACTGCTTCCGGTGATTCAGACCGGCTATCCGCAGTTCTTCAACACCACGTTCTGGAAGGACTGGCCGACCGACGACAACCTGTACGAGGTGCCGTTGAACTGGTGGCCGCACTTCGCTCTCGTGCTCGGCAAGATCAGCGCGACCGGGCAGAAAGCGCCGTCGTGA
- a CDS encoding ATP-binding cassette domain-containing protein has translation MSNVLEVKGLEVVYSTNRGDVKAVRGIDLDVRRGEILGIAGESGSGKSTLAVALLRLLKAPGKVAGGSVMFHPSGRSPVDLLKVHGEQLRVLRWSALSYLPQGSMSSLNPVMRVEDQFKDVIIEHAPGRKDSLGELIPRLLGQVGLEPRVGRMYPHELSGGMKQRVLMAIAVALEPDLVIADEPTTALDVTIQRVILQSLADLRTDFGVTLMVISHDMGVHAQLADRVAVMYEGRLVEVGDVRQVFKDPRDEYTRRLIESIPQVGRRAS, from the coding sequence GTGAGTAACGTTCTGGAGGTCAAAGGCCTGGAGGTCGTGTACTCCACCAACCGCGGCGATGTGAAAGCGGTCCGTGGGATCGACCTGGACGTTCGCCGTGGCGAGATCCTCGGGATCGCGGGGGAGTCCGGCAGCGGCAAGAGCACCCTCGCGGTCGCGCTGCTCCGGTTGCTGAAGGCGCCCGGCAAAGTGGCCGGTGGGTCGGTGATGTTCCACCCGTCCGGGCGCTCGCCGGTGGACCTGCTGAAGGTGCATGGCGAGCAACTGCGCGTACTGCGGTGGTCGGCGCTGTCGTACCTCCCACAGGGTTCGATGAGCTCGCTCAACCCGGTGATGCGGGTCGAGGACCAGTTCAAGGACGTGATCATCGAACATGCGCCCGGGCGGAAGGACTCGCTGGGCGAGCTGATCCCGCGCCTGCTCGGACAGGTCGGGCTGGAACCGCGCGTCGGCCGGATGTACCCGCATGAGCTGTCCGGCGGGATGAAGCAGCGGGTCCTGATGGCGATCGCGGTCGCGCTCGAACCCGATCTGGTGATCGCGGACGAACCGACGACCGCGCTGGACGTGACGATCCAGCGGGTGATCCTGCAATCGCTGGCCGATCTGCGGACCGACTTCGGCGTGACGCTGATGGTGATCTCGCACGACATGGGCGTACACGCGCAGCTCGCGGACCGGGTCGCGGTGATGTACGAGGGCCGGCTGGTCGAGGTGGGCGACGTACGGCAGGTGTTCAAGGACCCACGGGACGAGTACACCCGTCGGCTGATCGAATCGATCCCGCAGGTCGGACGGAGGGCCTCGTGA
- a CDS encoding M6 family metalloprotease domain-containing protein, whose translation MVRLVAVLVAVSVPSLALASPGASAPPDPANAWQYPHWPQKQPWQESGPDARVAKSLSTGLPGPIDPQNWENPDHMTWDDYVKPPGTNWADPAVKGSERTFKGALVLLDYPNQDFVITKPKGSTVFGNPSAAANGVPRDQVAKFYKDFLNTPESLNHGHTLHEYWMEDSGGRYGVDLTAFGPYRMPGKSHEYGMEFQSAADCPAGDTCTKDIRTDGRAAWVADQGPQIPAGYDFVFFLSAGQDESSTWQEFGMMKFPTKEDVSAAFGPPNSQGRNWSDTRYVDWTSWAAGASIWPNAGGGSSTQAESSGMGVFAHEFSHILGIGDNYNNPYGVPPRRAYTGIWEMLSRGSFNGPGGPHSRWMIPATGGASMGAQHMLRNKIKLKMVDEQNVLRLSREALASSGVVIANVKARSVQPGASELSGINVELGGAGDLGAPCDVAKDPMCDGRGYQNYTVEVVDRMGTDSFTPDSGVLLAKTKNQDRAPFEWVVDANPQDINMTDYVLPDGTKVPITIGDYRQLSDALFHAGTNSGSEYEYTDAANRLHFYVTNVHRDRKGILSYTVAIRSLDGAGPQQRGVRLLPTVAKPDGSGVQTCNFRLTNTGKPGTGPEEVAPYLKGDVYRLTAKVNGNDWPIALPNALATANAGQQITVPVHTKAGRSPIAKITLTATSESNPTKSATATCTAIKR comes from the coding sequence GTGGTACGGCTGGTGGCCGTACTGGTCGCTGTTTCGGTGCCTTCGCTGGCGCTGGCGTCGCCGGGTGCGAGCGCGCCCCCGGACCCGGCCAATGCTTGGCAGTACCCACATTGGCCGCAGAAACAGCCCTGGCAGGAGTCGGGGCCGGACGCGCGGGTGGCGAAATCGCTGTCCACCGGCCTGCCCGGCCCGATCGACCCGCAGAACTGGGAGAACCCCGACCACATGACGTGGGACGACTACGTCAAACCGCCGGGGACGAACTGGGCCGACCCCGCCGTGAAGGGTTCCGAGCGGACCTTCAAGGGCGCGCTCGTGCTGCTCGACTACCCGAACCAGGACTTCGTCATCACCAAGCCCAAGGGTTCGACCGTGTTCGGGAACCCGAGCGCCGCCGCGAACGGCGTGCCGCGGGACCAGGTCGCGAAGTTCTACAAGGACTTCCTGAACACGCCGGAGTCACTCAACCACGGTCACACCCTGCACGAGTACTGGATGGAGGATTCCGGCGGCCGCTACGGCGTCGACCTCACCGCCTTCGGCCCGTACCGGATGCCGGGGAAGTCGCACGAGTACGGGATGGAGTTCCAGAGCGCCGCGGACTGCCCGGCCGGTGACACCTGCACGAAGGACATCCGTACCGACGGCCGCGCGGCCTGGGTCGCCGACCAGGGCCCACAGATCCCCGCCGGGTACGACTTCGTGTTCTTCCTCAGCGCCGGCCAGGACGAGTCATCCACCTGGCAAGAATTCGGGATGATGAAGTTCCCGACCAAGGAGGACGTCAGCGCCGCCTTCGGCCCGCCGAACTCCCAGGGCCGCAACTGGTCCGACACTCGCTACGTCGACTGGACCTCATGGGCAGCCGGCGCCTCCATCTGGCCGAACGCGGGTGGTGGTTCGTCCACCCAGGCGGAGAGCTCCGGGATGGGCGTGTTCGCGCACGAGTTCAGCCACATCCTGGGCATCGGCGACAACTACAACAACCCGTACGGCGTGCCGCCGAGACGCGCATACACCGGGATCTGGGAGATGCTCAGCCGCGGCAGCTTCAACGGTCCCGGCGGTCCGCACAGTCGCTGGATGATCCCGGCCACCGGCGGCGCGTCGATGGGCGCGCAACACATGCTGCGGAACAAGATCAAGCTCAAGATGGTCGACGAGCAGAACGTACTCCGGCTGTCCCGCGAAGCGCTCGCCTCGTCCGGTGTCGTGATCGCCAACGTGAAGGCGCGGAGCGTACAGCCCGGCGCGAGTGAGCTGTCCGGCATCAACGTCGAGCTCGGCGGCGCCGGCGATCTCGGCGCGCCGTGCGACGTGGCGAAGGACCCGATGTGCGACGGTCGCGGGTACCAGAACTACACGGTCGAAGTGGTGGACCGGATGGGTACGGACTCGTTCACGCCCGACTCCGGGGTGCTGCTCGCGAAGACCAAGAACCAGGATCGCGCGCCGTTCGAGTGGGTGGTCGACGCGAACCCGCAGGACATCAACATGACGGACTACGTGCTGCCCGACGGTACGAAGGTCCCGATCACGATCGGTGACTACCGGCAGTTGTCGGACGCGCTGTTTCACGCCGGCACGAACTCGGGCAGCGAGTACGAGTACACCGACGCCGCGAACCGGCTGCACTTCTACGTCACCAACGTGCACCGCGACCGCAAGGGCATCCTTTCGTACACGGTCGCGATCCGGTCGCTCGACGGCGCCGGCCCGCAGCAGCGCGGCGTACGCCTCCTGCCGACGGTCGCGAAGCCGGACGGAAGCGGCGTACAGACCTGCAACTTCCGCCTCACCAACACCGGCAAGCCCGGCACGGGCCCCGAGGAGGTCGCGCCGTACCTGAAGGGCGATGTCTACCGCCTCACCGCCAAGGTCAACGGCAACGACTGGCCGATCGCCCTCCCCAACGCCCTCGCCACCGCCAACGCCGGCCAGCAAATCACCGTCCCCGTCCACACCAAAGCCGGCCGCTCGCCCATCGCCAAAATCACCCTGACCGCCACCTCGGAAAGCAACCCCACCAAATCCGCCACCGCCACCTGCACCGCGATCAAGCGCTGA
- a CDS encoding MarR family winged helix-turn-helix transcriptional regulator, producing MWSGELTELDRDVEGITVRLQVLNRYLERRREAVLATYGLQLWEFKTLHMLRRGGRPYAATPGALARQLGMSAAAMTNRLDALERRGYVERTHDRDDRRKVVATLTRAGSELWKRGIGEILQVEEELIHQLPADDRTRLDDLLRRLVLVTETDS from the coding sequence ATGTGGTCCGGTGAGCTGACCGAGCTGGATCGCGACGTGGAGGGCATCACGGTCCGCCTGCAGGTACTCAATCGGTACCTGGAGCGTCGCCGGGAGGCCGTGCTCGCGACGTACGGGCTGCAGCTGTGGGAGTTCAAGACACTGCACATGCTGCGGCGGGGCGGTCGTCCGTACGCCGCGACGCCGGGTGCGCTGGCGCGGCAGCTCGGCATGTCGGCGGCCGCGATGACCAACCGGCTGGACGCGCTCGAACGCCGTGGGTACGTGGAGCGTACGCATGACCGTGACGACCGGAGGAAGGTGGTCGCGACGCTGACCCGCGCCGGGAGTGAGCTGTGGAAACGCGGCATCGGCGAGATCCTCCAGGTCGAGGAGGAACTCATCCACCAGCTTCCCGCCGACGACCGCACTCGCCTCGATGATCTGCTTCGGCGCCTGGTTCTGGTAACCGAGACGGATTCTTAG
- a CDS encoding tetratricopeptide repeat protein, producing MYEQPTAAVKHYEVALELAEKHDADLLTAQALRHLGYHARAAGDLVQAREQLIRSTELFQKAGHLRPTLASKPSSPNYSTPKATPPVPKP from the coding sequence GTGTACGAACAGCCCACTGCAGCTGTCAAACACTACGAGGTCGCACTGGAACTCGCTGAGAAGCACGACGCCGACCTACTGACCGCACAAGCCCTCCGGCACCTCGGCTACCACGCCCGCGCAGCCGGTGACCTTGTACAGGCCCGAGAGCAGCTGATCCGCTCCACCGAACTCTTCCAGAAGGCCGGCCACCTACGCCCCACTCTCGCCAGCAAACCCTCCTCGCCGAACTACTCCACACCGAAGGCAACACCGCCGGTTCCCAAGCCCTAG